Proteins co-encoded in one Halorussus vallis genomic window:
- a CDS encoding 30S ribosomal protein S24e, protein MEVEILSEEQNPMLHRSEVRFQIVHDESTPSRLSVRDSLAAKLDKDSSEVVVHEMNTKFGMRKTVGYAKVYDSPEAARDVEQEYMLERNKIAADNESEAEAEAEEAE, encoded by the coding sequence ATGGAAGTCGAAATCCTCTCGGAGGAGCAAAATCCCATGCTCCACCGGTCCGAAGTGCGGTTCCAGATAGTTCACGACGAATCGACCCCCTCGCGTCTGTCGGTCCGCGACAGCCTCGCGGCGAAACTCGACAAGGACTCGAGCGAGGTCGTCGTCCACGAGATGAACACCAAGTTCGGCATGCGCAAGACGGTGGGTTACGCGAAGGTCTACGACAGCCCCGAGGCCGCCCGCGACGTCGAGCAGGAGTACATGCTCGAGCGTAACAAGATCGCCGCGGACAACGAGTCCGAGGCCGAGGCCGAAGCCGAGGAGGCCGAATAA
- the truA gene encoding tRNA pseudouridine(38-40) synthase TruA, with protein sequence MRAFRVAYDGRPYHGFQRQPDVPTVEGRIFTALGRLGVADGKPEGYAAAGRTDAGVSAVAQTVAFACPDWLTPRAFNSELPASIRAWAGADAPAGFHATHHAEYREYVYHLYAPDADLERAESALAELRGENDFRNLTSDDENTVRELRGEVSRDSDYLVFRLRAGGFAREMVRRVVSLVHAVASGDAELGKVARVLGPEPVTGPEGVAPAPAAPLVLVDVEYPELEFSVDDAATESAREVFESLWEERATGARVADEVLQRVE encoded by the coding sequence ATGCGAGCGTTCCGGGTCGCGTACGACGGTCGCCCCTATCACGGCTTCCAGCGCCAACCCGACGTGCCGACGGTCGAGGGACGTATCTTCACCGCGCTCGGGCGTCTCGGCGTCGCCGACGGAAAGCCCGAGGGCTACGCCGCGGCGGGCCGGACCGACGCCGGCGTCTCGGCGGTCGCTCAGACCGTCGCTTTCGCGTGTCCCGACTGGCTCACGCCCCGGGCGTTCAACAGCGAACTCCCGGCGTCGATTCGGGCGTGGGCCGGCGCCGACGCGCCCGCGGGCTTCCACGCGACTCACCACGCCGAGTATCGAGAGTACGTCTACCACCTGTACGCGCCCGACGCAGACCTCGAACGTGCGGAATCGGCGCTCGCAGAACTCCGCGGCGAGAACGACTTCCGGAACCTCACGTCGGACGACGAGAACACCGTACGGGAGCTACGCGGCGAGGTGTCGCGGGACAGCGACTACCTGGTGTTCCGCCTTCGAGCCGGCGGGTTCGCCCGCGAGATGGTCCGCAGGGTCGTCTCGCTCGTCCACGCGGTGGCGTCCGGCGACGCCGAGTTGGGGAAGGTCGCGCGCGTTCTCGGCCCCGAACCGGTTACCGGGCCCGAAGGAGTCGCGCCCGCGCCGGCGGCGCCGCTCGTGCTGGTGGACGTGGAGTATCCGGAACTGGAGTTCTCGGTCGACGACGCGGCCACCGAGAGCGCGCGAGAAGTGTTCGAGTCACTCTGGGAGGAGCGGGCGACCGGCGCGCGCGTAGCGGACGAAGTGCTCCAGCGAGTCGAGTGA
- the hisS gene encoding histidine--tRNA ligase encodes MYDRIKGFRDFYPPEMSARREMFDTLEETAHRYGFREIGTPALERTQMYVDKSGEGIVDELYAFEDQGGREVAMTPELTPTVARMVVAKQQELTKPIKWVSTRPFWRYEEPQQGRYREFYQLNADIFGSSDPSADAEILAYAADALTGLGLTADDFEFRVSHRDILGGLLESFDADVDARAAIRAVDKSEKVDEAEYHGLLNDAGLSYDQAEQFDALLDKSEEDLDDLIEFAGTDRVEAAVTNLQDVLAATADFGAREYCELSLRTARGLDYYTGVVFECFDSTGEVKRSVFGGGRYDDLIESFGGQPTPAVGVAPGVAPLSLLCQRAGVWPEEEATTDYYVLQVGDTRDVASEITRELRERGFVVETDVSGRSFSAQLDYADSVNAETVVIVGEQDLADGNVTIKDMASGDQTQVPVDDFPPEDEHRPTYEDFE; translated from the coding sequence ATGTACGACCGAATCAAGGGCTTCCGGGACTTCTACCCCCCGGAGATGAGCGCGCGCCGCGAGATGTTCGACACGCTCGAAGAAACCGCGCACCGGTACGGCTTCCGGGAGATCGGGACGCCCGCGCTCGAACGCACGCAGATGTACGTCGACAAGAGCGGCGAGGGCATCGTCGACGAACTCTATGCATTCGAGGACCAGGGCGGCCGCGAGGTCGCGATGACGCCCGAACTGACCCCGACGGTCGCCCGGATGGTTGTGGCGAAACAGCAGGAGCTCACCAAACCCATCAAGTGGGTTTCGACCCGGCCGTTCTGGCGGTACGAGGAACCCCAGCAGGGCAGGTACCGCGAATTCTACCAGCTCAACGCCGACATCTTCGGTTCTTCGGACCCCAGCGCCGACGCCGAAATTCTCGCCTACGCCGCGGACGCGCTGACGGGACTCGGACTCACCGCCGACGACTTCGAGTTCCGGGTCAGCCACCGCGACATCCTCGGCGGCCTGCTCGAATCGTTCGACGCCGACGTGGACGCTCGAGCGGCGATCCGCGCGGTCGACAAGAGCGAGAAGGTCGACGAAGCCGAATACCACGGCCTGCTCAACGACGCCGGCCTCTCCTACGACCAGGCCGAGCAGTTCGACGCGCTGCTCGACAAGAGCGAGGAAGATCTGGACGACCTCATCGAGTTCGCGGGCACCGACCGCGTCGAGGCGGCGGTCACGAACCTCCAGGACGTCCTGGCGGCGACCGCCGACTTCGGCGCGCGGGAGTACTGCGAACTCTCGCTCCGGACCGCGCGCGGCCTCGACTACTACACCGGGGTCGTCTTCGAGTGCTTCGACTCGACCGGCGAGGTCAAGCGGTCGGTGTTCGGCGGTGGTCGTTACGACGACCTCATCGAGAGCTTCGGCGGTCAGCCGACGCCCGCCGTCGGCGTCGCGCCGGGGGTCGCGCCGCTCTCGCTGCTCTGTCAGCGCGCGGGCGTCTGGCCCGAGGAGGAGGCGACGACCGACTACTACGTCCTGCAGGTCGGCGACACCCGCGACGTCGCGTCCGAAATCACCCGCGAGCTACGCGAGCGCGGCTTCGTCGTCGAAACGGACGTCTCGGGGCGGAGCTTCAGCGCACAGCTCGACTACGCCGACTCCGTCAACGCCGAGACGGTTGTCATCGTCGGCGAGCAGGACCTCGCCGACGGGAACGTGACGATCAAGGACATGGCCTCCGGCGACCAGACCCAGGTGCCTGTCGACGATTTCCCGCCCGAAGACGAGCACCGGCCGACCTACGAGGACTTCGAGTAG
- the pan2 gene encoding proteasome-activating nucleotidase Pan2 — protein MSRSPPLPDQPTLELDPEMTEGERLAALRKHFAEIVEVNDTLEDRLGDARERRDDLREEVDHLERENETLKTTSLYVATAEEVTDDGIIIKQHGNNQEVLTEVSPRLRDEIESGDRVAVNDSFTVQTILEAEKDARAQAMEVEENPEVSYEDIGGLEEQVREVREAVEQPLENPEQFAAVGIEPPSGVLLHGPPGTGKTMLAKAVANQTDATFIKMAGSELVQKFIGEGAKLVRDLFELASQREPAIIFIDEIDAVASKRTDSKTSGDAEVQRTMMQLLSEMDGFEDRGEIRIIAATNRFDMLDRAILRPGRFDRLIEVPDPEREARRKILSIHTCDMNVSDDVDFDKLAKETDGFSGAEIESLTTEAGMFAIRDGRTEVRGEDFEDALEKLQSDDDDAGSIVTPGSLPSYAY, from the coding sequence ATGTCGCGCAGCCCACCGCTCCCCGACCAACCGACGCTCGAGCTCGACCCCGAAATGACAGAGGGTGAACGGCTCGCGGCGCTTCGAAAGCACTTCGCGGAGATCGTCGAGGTCAACGACACGCTGGAAGACCGCCTCGGCGACGCGCGCGAACGCCGCGACGACCTCCGCGAGGAGGTCGACCACCTCGAACGCGAGAACGAGACCCTCAAGACCACCTCGCTGTACGTCGCCACCGCCGAGGAGGTGACCGACGACGGCATCATCATCAAACAGCACGGCAACAACCAGGAGGTGCTGACGGAGGTGTCCCCGCGCCTGCGCGACGAGATAGAGTCGGGCGACCGCGTGGCGGTCAACGACTCGTTCACCGTCCAGACCATCCTCGAAGCCGAGAAGGACGCCCGCGCCCAGGCGATGGAGGTCGAAGAGAACCCCGAGGTGTCTTACGAGGACATCGGCGGCCTCGAAGAGCAGGTCCGGGAGGTCCGCGAGGCCGTCGAGCAACCGCTGGAGAACCCCGAGCAGTTCGCAGCAGTCGGCATCGAGCCGCCGAGCGGCGTGTTGCTCCACGGCCCGCCGGGCACCGGCAAGACGATGCTCGCGAAGGCCGTCGCCAACCAGACCGACGCCACCTTCATCAAGATGGCCGGTTCCGAGCTGGTCCAGAAGTTCATCGGCGAGGGCGCGAAACTCGTCCGCGACCTCTTCGAACTGGCGAGCCAGCGCGAACCCGCCATCATCTTCATCGACGAGATCGACGCCGTGGCGAGCAAGCGCACCGATTCGAAGACGTCGGGCGACGCGGAGGTCCAGCGGACGATGATGCAGTTGCTTTCGGAGATGGACGGCTTCGAGGACCGCGGGGAGATCCGCATCATCGCGGCGACCAACCGCTTCGACATGCTCGACCGCGCCATCCTCCGGCCCGGTCGCTTCGACCGCCTCATCGAGGTGCCCGACCCCGAGCGCGAGGCCCGCCGGAAGATTCTGTCCATCCACACCTGCGACATGAACGTCTCCGACGACGTCGACTTCGACAAACTCGCGAAGGAGACCGACGGCTTCTCCGGCGCGGAGATAGAGAGCCTGACGACCGAGGCGGGGATGTTCGCCATCCGCGACGGCCGCACGGAGGTCCGGGGCGAGGACTTCGAGGACGCCCTCGAAAAACTGCAGTCCGACGACGACGACGCCGGCAGCATCGTCACGCCGGGGTCGCTACCCAGTTACGCCTACTGA
- a CDS encoding SHOCT domain-containing protein has product MNQRSLQFEKSRLLLVLTVLTFGLTAFAAVLGLEFLVPSIFVLGFFIAVPLVALIGEKLPIVESENESDGARADQTPASDEPVARLRSRYADGELTHDEFERRLERLLETENVEAAGSRERAFDRK; this is encoded by the coding sequence ATGAACCAGCGTTCGTTGCAGTTCGAGAAGAGTCGACTGCTCTTGGTCCTGACCGTCCTGACGTTCGGGCTGACGGCGTTCGCGGCGGTGCTGGGCCTGGAGTTCCTCGTCCCGAGCATCTTCGTCCTCGGCTTCTTCATCGCCGTCCCGCTGGTCGCGCTCATCGGAGAGAAGTTGCCGATAGTCGAGAGCGAGAACGAGAGCGACGGCGCCCGGGCCGACCAAACGCCCGCGTCGGACGAACCGGTGGCGAGGCTCCGCTCGCGCTACGCCGACGGCGAACTGACCCACGACGAGTTCGAGCGCCGCCTCGAACGACTGCTGGAAACCGAGAACGTCGAGGCGGCCGGTTCGAGGGAGCGGGCGTTCGACCGCAAGTGA
- a CDS encoding DUF5808 domain-containing protein has protein sequence MADRPSTGSLFGVPYNFERPSIGRMLSSYWKPDEGMLVEKPFGIGYTLNLANWRSWIVLLVAGALLWHERQGEQRRATAEEAPVEVVVDDD, from the coding sequence ATGGCAGACAGACCTAGCACCGGTTCGCTGTTCGGCGTTCCGTACAACTTCGAGCGACCGAGCATCGGACGCATGCTCTCGTCGTACTGGAAACCCGACGAGGGGATGCTGGTGGAGAAGCCGTTCGGCATCGGCTACACGCTCAACCTCGCCAACTGGCGCTCGTGGATCGTCCTCCTCGTCGCCGGCGCGCTGCTCTGGCACGAGCGCCAGGGCGAACAGCGGCGCGCGACGGCCGAGGAAGCGCCGGTCGAGGTCGTGGTCGACGACGACTGA
- a CDS encoding M28 family metallopeptidase has product MTDVDRALGAAWIDDYPWEFITRLTEIGDRMGGHPGERRAAELVAEGFERAGAREATVESFEMRRWTRGDAELAVTDPVERSFETIALPYSPSGEVRGELVDAGHGTPEEIDEHDVSGKIVVASTTTPRGSRFVHRMEKFGHAAAAGAAAFVFRNHKPGQLPPTGALEFDAEAAIPGVGVSMETGDWLTEYAERGARAALRVEADTDRGTGHNAHALLGPDTDDEIVVVGHHDAHDIAEGALDNGCGITTVVAAAQLLADIDLDTTVRVAGVGCEEIGLLGAEALAERLDLDSVRAVVNVDGAGRFRDLRAHTHGSETIREVVKTVADEANQPIDVRDQVHPFSDHWPFLKRGVPALQLHSESGERGRGWGHTHADTRDKVDDRNIREHAILTALLVRELAATDEVPRQSAEKVAGNLQAGNYEEGLRAAGIWPEGWE; this is encoded by the coding sequence ATGACCGACGTGGACCGCGCGCTCGGCGCGGCGTGGATCGACGACTACCCCTGGGAGTTCATCACCCGACTGACCGAGATCGGCGACCGGATGGGCGGCCACCCCGGCGAGCGCCGGGCGGCCGAACTGGTCGCGGAGGGGTTCGAGCGGGCGGGCGCCCGTGAGGCGACCGTCGAGTCGTTCGAGATGCGCCGCTGGACGCGGGGCGACGCCGAACTGGCCGTCACCGACCCCGTCGAGCGCTCGTTCGAAACCATCGCGTTGCCGTACTCGCCGTCGGGCGAGGTCCGGGGCGAACTCGTCGACGCGGGCCACGGCACGCCCGAGGAAATCGACGAACACGACGTGTCGGGCAAAATCGTCGTCGCCTCGACGACCACCCCGCGCGGGTCGCGGTTCGTCCACCGGATGGAGAAGTTCGGCCACGCCGCCGCGGCGGGCGCGGCGGCGTTCGTCTTCCGGAACCACAAGCCCGGCCAACTCCCGCCGACGGGGGCGCTCGAGTTCGACGCGGAGGCCGCGATTCCGGGCGTCGGCGTCAGCATGGAGACGGGCGACTGGCTCACCGAGTACGCGGAGCGCGGCGCTCGCGCCGCGCTCCGCGTGGAGGCCGACACCGACCGCGGGACGGGCCACAACGCCCACGCCCTTCTGGGACCCGACACCGACGACGAGATCGTCGTCGTCGGCCACCACGACGCCCACGACATCGCCGAGGGCGCGCTCGACAACGGCTGTGGCATCACGACCGTCGTCGCCGCGGCGCAGTTGCTCGCCGACATCGACCTCGACACGACGGTCAGGGTCGCGGGCGTCGGCTGCGAGGAGATCGGCCTGCTCGGCGCGGAGGCGCTGGCCGAGCGCCTCGACCTCGATTCCGTCCGCGCCGTCGTCAACGTCGACGGCGCGGGGCGGTTCCGGGACCTGCGGGCGCACACTCACGGCTCGGAGACGATTCGGGAGGTGGTCAAGACGGTCGCCGACGAGGCGAACCAGCCGATAGACGTGCGCGACCAGGTCCACCCGTTCAGCGACCACTGGCCGTTCTTGAAGCGCGGCGTGCCGGCGCTCCAACTCCACAGCGAGAGCGGCGAGCGGGGCCGCGGATGGGGCCACACCCACGCCGACACCCGCGACAAGGTCGACGACCGAAATATACGGGAGCACGCGATACTGACCGCCCTGCTCGTCCGGGAACTCGCCGCGACCGACGAGGTGCCCCGCCAGAGCGCCGAGAAGGTCGCCGGGAACCTGCAGGCGGGCAACTACGAGGAGGGGTTGCGCGCGGCGGGCATCTGGCCCGAGGGCTGGGAGTAG
- a CDS encoding 30S ribosomal protein S27ae: MARNEYYNDDGTTDKETCTRCGDSFLADHDDRLHCGRCGYTEWK, translated from the coding sequence ATGGCGCGCAACGAGTACTACAACGACGACGGCACCACCGACAAGGAAACCTGCACGCGCTGTGGCGACTCGTTCCTCGCCGACCACGACGACCGCCTCCACTGCGGCCGTTGCGGTTACACCGAGTGGAAGTAG
- the pepF gene encoding oligoendopeptidase F, whose amino-acid sequence MSSVPERSDIDAEYKWDLESIYTDDDDWEEAYEAVQDRLDDLAAYEGRLTEDGETLLSALELSDEISREVEMVASYARMRKDENTADQHYQALTSRAMALASEANSASSFFDPEIQSLSEEELDRMIEETDGLEAYDHYLHDVLRMAEHTRSAEVENVLAELGEVTGAAGDIYNMLMNSDMEYGTVERPDGDAVEITQNNLTTLLKDPDREFRERVHETFYDQISDMRNTIGTAYKNSVKADVRLASIHGYDSAREAAMDGPNVPTAVYDNLLDTVRDNLDKLHRHAELKRRALGVDELQMWDLYMPMTESETPDVEYEQATEYVVDALDALGEDYQSRVAEGLESRWVDVYETQNKRSGAYSGGTYDTQPFILMNYQDDISSMFTLAHELGHSLHSQLTSETQPYVYGRYEIFVAEVASTVNETLLTHHLLETVEDPEFRRHVLNEYLERFRSTLYRQTMFADFEYQAHQVVEDGEALTPGRADEIYGDLKREFYEPAVVDNRIEREWMRIPHFYRAYYVYQYSTGISAAVALADKILEEGEPAAEQYLEFLRSGSRGYPLELLETAGVDMGSPEPIQRALDVYDDHLDEMETLLD is encoded by the coding sequence ATGAGTTCGGTTCCCGAACGTTCTGATATCGACGCCGAATACAAGTGGGATTTGGAGAGCATCTACACGGACGACGACGACTGGGAGGAGGCCTACGAGGCGGTCCAGGACCGACTCGACGACCTCGCGGCCTACGAGGGCCGACTCACCGAAGACGGCGAGACCCTACTGTCGGCGCTCGAACTTAGCGACGAGATATCCAGGGAGGTCGAGATGGTCGCCTCCTACGCCCGGATGCGCAAGGACGAGAACACCGCCGACCAGCACTATCAGGCGCTCACCTCCCGCGCGATGGCCCTGGCCTCCGAGGCCAACAGCGCGAGCAGTTTCTTCGACCCCGAAATCCAGTCGCTCTCCGAGGAGGAACTCGACCGGATGATAGAGGAGACCGACGGCCTGGAGGCCTACGACCACTACCTCCACGACGTGCTCCGGATGGCCGAACACACCCGGTCGGCCGAGGTCGAGAACGTGCTCGCCGAACTCGGCGAGGTCACCGGCGCGGCCGGCGACATCTACAACATGCTGATGAACTCCGACATGGAGTACGGGACCGTCGAGCGCCCCGACGGCGACGCGGTCGAGATCACCCAGAACAACCTCACGACCCTGCTGAAGGACCCCGACCGCGAGTTCCGCGAGCGCGTCCACGAGACGTTCTACGACCAGATCTCCGACATGCGCAACACCATCGGCACCGCCTACAAGAACAGCGTGAAGGCGGACGTGCGCCTCGCCAGCATCCACGGCTACGACTCGGCCCGCGAGGCGGCGATGGACGGCCCCAACGTCCCGACCGCGGTGTACGACAATCTGCTCGACACCGTCCGGGACAACCTCGACAAACTCCACCGCCACGCCGAACTCAAGCGCCGGGCGCTCGGCGTCGACGAACTCCAGATGTGGGACCTCTACATGCCCATGACCGAGAGCGAGACGCCCGACGTCGAGTACGAGCAGGCGACCGAGTACGTCGTCGACGCCCTCGACGCGCTCGGCGAGGACTACCAGTCCCGGGTCGCGGAGGGCCTCGAATCCCGCTGGGTCGACGTCTACGAGACGCAGAATAAGCGTTCGGGCGCGTACTCCGGCGGTACCTACGACACTCAGCCGTTCATCCTGATGAACTACCAGGACGACATCTCCTCGATGTTCACCCTCGCTCACGAACTGGGCCACTCGCTGCACTCCCAGTTGACGAGCGAAACCCAGCCCTACGTCTACGGGCGCTACGAGATCTTCGTCGCGGAGGTCGCAAGCACCGTCAACGAGACGCTGCTGACCCACCACCTGCTCGAGACCGTCGAGGACCCCGAGTTCCGCCGCCACGTCCTCAACGAGTACCTCGAGCGGTTCCGCTCGACGCTCTACCGCCAAACGATGTTCGCCGACTTCGAGTACCAGGCTCACCAGGTCGTCGAGGACGGCGAGGCGCTGACCCCCGGCCGGGCCGACGAGATCTACGGCGACCTCAAGCGCGAGTTCTACGAACCCGCGGTGGTCGACAACCGAATCGAGCGCGAGTGGATGCGCATCCCGCACTTCTACCGGGCGTACTACGTCTACCAGTACAGCACCGGCATCAGCGCGGCGGTCGCACTGGCCGACAAGATTCTCGAGGAGGGCGAACCCGCCGCCGAACAGTACCTGGAGTTCCTCCGGAGCGGTTCGCGGGGCTACCCGCTCGAACTGCTGGAGACCGCGGGCGTCGACATGGGTTCGCCCGAACCCATCCAGCGCGCGCTCGACGTGTACGACGACCACCTCGACGAGATGGAGACGCTGCTGGACTGA
- a CDS encoding bifunctional N(6)-L-threonylcarbamoyladenine synthase/serine/threonine protein kinase — MRVLGIEGTAWAASAAVYDDENDPSDSDSVFIETDAYQPESGGIHPREAAEHMGEAVPRVVETALAEAEGEIDAVAFSRGPGLGPCLRTVGTAARALAQTLDVPLVGVNHMVAHLEIGRQQSGFDSPVCLNASGANAHVLGYRNGRYRVLGETMDTGVGNAIDKFTRHVGWSHPGGPKVEEAAKDGEYTDLPYVVKGMDFSFSGIMSAAKQAYDAGTPTEDVCFALQENVFAMLTEVAERALSLTGSDELVLGGGVGQNARLREMLAEMCDQRGADFYAPDARFLRDNAGMIAVLGAEMVRAGDALDVEESAVNPDFRPDQVNVTWRTDAESVTVEREDETEVKGAEATVTIGESRVTKRRLPKSYRHPDLDARLRRDRTVLEARLTSDARRQGVPTPVVFDVDTSEGTLVFERVGEADLRDRLTDTRGREVARHLAAIHGAGFVHGDPTTRNVRVDSERTYLIDFGLGYYTDDAEDYAMDLHVFDQSLAGTSDDADELRRAFEDAYAESGDDEVLERLREIEGRGRYQ; from the coding sequence ATGCGCGTCCTCGGCATCGAGGGCACAGCGTGGGCGGCCAGCGCGGCCGTTTACGACGACGAGAACGACCCGAGCGACTCCGACTCGGTTTTTATCGAAACCGACGCCTACCAGCCCGAGAGCGGCGGCATTCATCCGCGCGAGGCGGCCGAGCACATGGGCGAGGCCGTCCCGCGGGTCGTCGAAACCGCGCTGGCCGAAGCCGAGGGCGAAATCGACGCCGTCGCCTTCTCCCGCGGTCCCGGTCTCGGGCCGTGTCTCCGGACCGTCGGTACTGCCGCCCGCGCGCTGGCCCAGACGCTCGACGTGCCGCTGGTCGGGGTCAACCACATGGTGGCCCACCTCGAAATCGGCCGCCAGCAGTCGGGGTTCGACTCGCCGGTCTGTCTGAACGCCAGCGGCGCGAACGCCCACGTGCTGGGCTACCGCAACGGCCGGTACCGCGTGCTCGGCGAGACGATGGACACCGGCGTCGGCAACGCCATCGACAAGTTCACCCGGCACGTCGGGTGGTCCCACCCCGGCGGCCCGAAGGTCGAGGAGGCCGCGAAGGACGGCGAGTACACCGACCTGCCCTACGTGGTCAAGGGGATGGACTTCTCCTTCTCGGGCATCATGAGCGCCGCCAAGCAGGCCTACGACGCCGGCACCCCGACCGAGGACGTCTGTTTCGCCCTGCAAGAGAACGTCTTCGCCATGCTGACGGAGGTCGCCGAGCGCGCGCTGTCGCTCACGGGGAGCGACGAACTCGTCCTCGGCGGCGGCGTCGGGCAGAACGCCCGCCTTCGGGAGATGCTCGCGGAGATGTGCGACCAGCGGGGCGCCGACTTCTACGCGCCCGACGCACGGTTCCTCCGGGACAACGCCGGGATGATCGCCGTGCTTGGCGCGGAGATGGTCCGGGCGGGCGACGCGCTCGACGTTGAGGAGTCGGCGGTGAACCCGGACTTCCGGCCTGACCAGGTGAACGTCACGTGGAGAACCGACGCGGAGTCGGTGACCGTCGAGCGCGAGGACGAGACGGAAGTGAAGGGCGCGGAAGCCACCGTCACTATCGGCGAGTCGCGCGTGACCAAGCGCCGCCTGCCCAAGAGTTACCGCCACCCCGACCTCGACGCGCGGCTCCGCCGGGACCGGACCGTGCTCGAGGCGCGACTCACCAGCGACGCGCGCCGCCAGGGAGTGCCCACGCCGGTGGTGTTCGACGTCGACACCAGCGAGGGGACGCTGGTCTTCGAGCGCGTCGGCGAGGCCGACCTCCGGGACCGACTGACCGACACGCGGGGCCGCGAGGTGGCGCGCCACCTCGCGGCCATCCACGGCGCGGGGTTCGTCCACGGCGACCCGACGACCCGGAACGTCAGAGTCGACTCCGAGCGCACGTACCTCATTGACTTCGGCCTGGGGTACTACACCGACGACGCGGAGGACTACGCGATGGACCTCCACGTCTTCGACCAGAGCCTCGCGGGCACGTCGGACGACGCCGACGAACTCCGTCGGGCGTTCGAGGACGCCTACGCCGAGTCGGGCGACGACGAAGTGCTGGAGCGCCTGCGAGAAATCGAAGGCCGCGGGCGGTACCAGTAA
- the spt4 gene encoding transcription elongation factor subunit Spt4, producing MASNRLACRECHAVAEADADTCPICGSTSLTEDWSGFVIISHPDKSEIAKEMEVTQPGRYALKVR from the coding sequence ATGGCGAGTAACCGTCTCGCGTGCCGCGAGTGCCACGCCGTGGCCGAAGCCGACGCCGACACCTGCCCCATCTGCGGGTCGACCAGCCTCACCGAGGACTGGAGCGGCTTCGTCATCATCTCCCACCCGGACAAGAGCGAGATCGCCAAGGAGATGGAAGTGACCCAGCCCGGCCGGTACGCGCTGAAGGTCCGCTGA
- a CDS encoding GTP-dependent dephospho-CoA kinase family protein, whose amino-acid sequence MSDALLTLPAELRGELKEPMGPIRTDVERLRPELGEPLVAVGDVVTYHLEAAGITPDVAVVDGLTEREAVDDDVADAVAELGERARRVRVENPAAVLTRDLLAALRDALSAPEPTVIVVDGEEDLVTLPAVVAAPTGASVVYGQPGEGMVHASVTDETKARMRDLLTRMEGDAEAAFEILEAE is encoded by the coding sequence GTGTCGGACGCCCTCCTCACCCTGCCGGCCGAACTCCGCGGCGAACTCAAGGAGCCGATGGGGCCGATACGCACCGACGTCGAGCGACTGCGCCCGGAACTGGGCGAACCGCTGGTCGCGGTCGGCGACGTCGTGACCTACCACCTCGAAGCCGCGGGTATCACGCCCGACGTGGCGGTGGTCGACGGCCTCACCGAGCGCGAGGCGGTCGACGACGACGTCGCCGACGCTGTCGCCGAACTCGGCGAGCGCGCTCGCCGAGTTCGGGTCGAGAACCCGGCGGCGGTCCTGACCCGTGACCTGCTGGCGGCGCTCCGGGACGCCCTGAGCGCGCCCGAGCCGACCGTCATCGTCGTCGACGGCGAGGAGGACCTCGTGACCCTGCCCGCCGTCGTCGCCGCGCCCACGGGCGCGAGCGTCGTCTACGGCCAACCCGGCGAGGGTATGGTCCACGCGAGCGTCACAGACGAGACGAAGGCCCGGATGCGTGACCTCCTGACCCGGATGGAAGGTGACGCCGAGGCGGCCTTCGAAATTCTCGAAGCCGAGTGA